Proteins from one Ascaphus truei isolate aAscTru1 chromosome 19, aAscTru1.hap1, whole genome shotgun sequence genomic window:
- the MC1R gene encoding melanocyte-stimulating hormone receptor, with translation MTSLRMPTAATNSTTNYSLPTGTEAQPNQTAVAFQVMPIPDEIFLTLCVFSLLENIMVIVAILKNRNLHSPMYYFICCLAVADMLVGISHLGETLFMLLIKQGLLKVGPKVVKQMDNVFDMMICSSLVSSLSFLGAIAVDRYITIFYALRYHSIMTLRRVGIVIAGIWLASTACSIIFIIYDENRAVILCLIGFFLFMLALMVALYIHMFALARRHARKISSLQKRKRGKVLPPQASMKGAITLTILLGIFFLCWGPFFLHLTLIVSCPRHPACLSYFNYFNMYLILIICNSVIDPLIYAFRSQELRKSLRDIVMCSW, from the coding sequence ATGACCTCCCTGAGGATGCCGACTGCAGCAACCAACTCCACCACCAACTACAGCCTCCCTACTGGGACTGAGGCCCAGCCCAACCAGACGGCAGTGGCCTTTCAGGTCATGCCCATCCCGGACGAGATCTTCCTGACTCTGTGCGTGTTCAGCCTGCTGGAGAACATCATGGTGATCGTGGCCATtctgaagaaccgcaacctgcactcacccatgtactaCTTCATCTGCTGCCTGGCAGTGGCCGACATGCTGGTTGGCATCAGCCACCTGGGAGAGACCCTGTTCATGCTCCTGATAAAGCAGGGGTTGCTGAAGGTCGGGCCGAAGGTGGTCAAACAGATGGACAATGTCTTCGACATGATGATCTGCAGTTCGCtggtctcctccctctccttcctgggTGCCATCGCGGTTGACCGTTACATCACCATCTTCTATGCCTTGCGCTACCATAGCATCATGACGCTGCGCAGAGTGGGGATCGTCATCGCCGGGATCTGGCTCGCCAGCACGGCCTGCagcatcatcttcatcatctacGACGAGAACAGAGCCGTCATTCTGTGTCTCATTGGCTTCTTCCTCTTCATGCTGGCCTTGATGGTGGCCCTGTACATCCACATGTTCGCGCTGGCACGGCGTCACGCCCGGAAAATCTCCTCTTTGCAGAAAAGGAAGAGGGGGAAGGTCTTGCCACCCCAGGCCAGCATGAAGGGGGCCATCACCCTCACCATCTTGCTGGGCATCTTCTTCCTCTGCTGGGGGCCCTTCTTCCTCCACCTTACCCTGATTGTGTCCTGCCCCCGGCACCCTGCCTGCCTCAGCTACTTCAACTACTTTAACATGtacctcatcctcatcatctgcAACTCTGTTATCGACCCCCTGATCTACGCCTTCAGGAGTCAGGAGCTCAGGAAATCCCTGAGGGACATTGTCATGTGCTCCTGGTGA